One Microscilla marina ATCC 23134 DNA window includes the following coding sequences:
- a CDS encoding ABC transporter permease: protein MNQPTIKKNAYNFRWLLQMAWRDSRRNLSRLLLFTASIILGIAALVAINSFGNNMRASIDSQSKDLLGADLVISSSQSIDKKTQVKQLIDSLAALGEVSEEVAFLSMIYLPKSQGSRLVRVRALKGNYPFYGKIETLPVSAAQTYSSQQQAIVDNTIMTQYSAKVGDSIRIGRLTFMVAGSIFQIPGQSELSTTAVPIVYFPLKYLSQTNLIKKGSRINYRYYFKLPPSVNLEQLETRVKPLLQQESLRFETVADRKQRVGRVFENLSEFFNLVAFVALLLGCLGVASSVHVYIKGKLKTVAVLRCLGLSGNQAFTIYLLQIALMGFAGAFIGTCLGVLVQVILPEVFSDFLVVDVTMSISFTAVWQGLLTGVVVAVLFGLLPLLSIRKISPLRTLRASVEEKKSSFDPLRWLVILLIVLFIFGFVYFQLQRITPAISFTIALLLAFLLLNGLGRTVMWLVRRFFPVSWSYLWRQSLANLYRPNNQTLILLVSIGLGTALITTLYFTQGLLINRVARSGIEGQPNMVLFDIQNKDKDAVAGIVRKFNLKVQQQMPVVTMRIAKINGRSRKALLDDKQRKIPRWTLYREYRVTYRDTINTELEKVSKGTWQGQVTGANAPIYISVDEQHATRMELSIGDKITFNVQGLMVPTIVGSFRQIKWGSFSPNFLLLFPTGVLEEAPQFHVMMMRVPNTSVSGRFQKALVEKYPGISVIDLGLVVKTIDGVLGQVAFVIQFMALFSILTGLVVLVGSVIISRFQRVQESVLLRTLGASRRQILWINVLEYFFLGSLASLSGIVLAVLSTYALAHFAFKVPFYIHYWSTFAIYFIITAVTIMIGMLNSRGVLNKPPLEVLRNEHA from the coding sequence ATGAATCAACCAACAATAAAAAAAAATGCTTATAACTTCAGGTGGCTCTTACAAATGGCGTGGCGCGACAGCCGACGTAACCTGTCGCGTTTGTTGCTATTTACTGCTTCCATCATTTTGGGTATAGCTGCTTTGGTGGCCATCAACTCTTTTGGCAACAACATGCGTGCTTCTATTGACTCCCAGTCTAAAGATTTATTAGGGGCTGACTTGGTCATTAGTAGTTCACAATCTATTGATAAAAAAACGCAGGTAAAACAGTTGATTGACTCGTTAGCAGCCCTGGGCGAAGTGTCAGAAGAGGTTGCTTTTCTATCTATGATTTATCTGCCCAAAAGTCAAGGCAGTCGCTTGGTACGTGTGCGAGCACTTAAAGGCAACTACCCATTTTATGGTAAAATTGAAACTCTGCCTGTGTCTGCTGCTCAGACCTACTCAAGCCAACAACAAGCAATTGTAGACAACACTATTATGACCCAATACAGTGCAAAAGTGGGTGACTCGATACGCATTGGCAGATTGACGTTTATGGTAGCTGGGAGCATCTTTCAGATTCCAGGGCAAAGCGAACTAAGCACTACTGCTGTGCCGATTGTATACTTTCCTTTGAAATACTTGTCTCAAACCAATTTAATAAAAAAAGGAAGTCGTATCAATTATCGGTATTATTTCAAACTCCCTCCCTCGGTCAATTTAGAGCAACTTGAGACGCGTGTTAAACCTTTGCTGCAGCAAGAAAGCCTTCGTTTTGAGACGGTTGCTGACCGTAAGCAAAGAGTAGGGCGGGTATTTGAGAACTTATCAGAGTTTTTTAATTTGGTGGCTTTTGTTGCTTTGCTTTTAGGTTGTTTAGGGGTGGCTAGTTCTGTACATGTGTATATCAAAGGCAAACTTAAAACGGTGGCGGTTTTACGTTGTTTGGGCTTAAGCGGCAACCAGGCATTTACCATTTATTTGTTGCAAATTGCATTGATGGGGTTTGCCGGAGCTTTTATTGGTACTTGTCTGGGGGTGTTGGTTCAAGTGATATTACCAGAGGTATTCAGTGATTTTTTGGTGGTTGATGTAACGATGAGTATTTCGTTCACTGCTGTATGGCAAGGTTTACTAACAGGCGTTGTAGTAGCAGTCTTATTTGGTTTGTTACCCCTGTTGAGTATTAGAAAAATCTCTCCTTTGCGAACTTTACGGGCTTCGGTAGAAGAAAAAAAGTCCAGCTTTGACCCACTTCGTTGGCTGGTAATACTGTTGATTGTACTGTTTATTTTTGGGTTTGTCTATTTTCAGTTGCAACGTATTACTCCCGCAATTTCTTTTACGATTGCCTTGCTTCTGGCTTTTTTGTTACTCAATGGATTAGGACGTACCGTAATGTGGTTGGTACGCAGGTTTTTTCCTGTATCCTGGAGTTATCTTTGGCGCCAAAGCTTGGCCAATTTATATCGCCCCAACAATCAAACCCTCATTTTATTGGTGTCTATAGGTTTGGGTACCGCCTTGATTACTACTTTGTATTTTACTCAAGGTTTGCTTATCAATCGGGTGGCACGTTCTGGTATCGAGGGGCAACCCAATATGGTGTTGTTCGATATTCAAAACAAAGACAAAGACGCAGTGGCAGGTATTGTGCGCAAGTTTAACTTAAAAGTACAACAGCAAATGCCTGTAGTTACTATGCGTATTGCCAAAATCAATGGTAGAAGTAGAAAAGCTTTGTTAGACGATAAACAAAGAAAAATACCACGTTGGACTTTATACCGCGAATACCGGGTAACGTATCGCGATACCATCAATACTGAACTGGAGAAAGTATCAAAGGGTACCTGGCAGGGTCAAGTAACTGGTGCCAACGCTCCTATTTATATATCAGTAGACGAGCAGCATGCTACACGAATGGAGCTGTCTATTGGCGACAAGATCACCTTTAATGTACAAGGATTAATGGTGCCTACTATTGTGGGGAGCTTTAGGCAAATTAAATGGGGCAGTTTCTCTCCAAACTTTTTGCTGTTGTTTCCAACAGGAGTATTAGAAGAAGCTCCCCAGTTTCATGTAATGATGATGCGGGTGCCCAATACCAGTGTATCGGGCAGGTTTCAAAAAGCCCTCGTAGAAAAGTACCCTGGCATTTCTGTCATAGACCTGGGGTTGGTAGTCAAAACCATTGACGGTGTATTGGGACAAGTCGCTTTTGTCATTCAGTTTATGGCATTATTTAGCATTCTTACTGGTTTAGTAGTGTTGGTAGGGTCGGTCATTATCAGTCGTTTTCAGCGGGTACAAGAAAGTGTCCTTTTGCGTACGCTGGGTGCCAGTCGTCGTCAAATTCTTTGGATCAATGTGTTAGAGTACTTCTTTTTGGGTAGTCTGGCTTCCTTGTCGGGTATTGTACTTGCGGTGCTTAGCACCTATGCTTTGGCACACTTTGCCTTTAAAGTACCATTCTATATCCACTACTGGTCTACCTTTGCGATCTACTTTATCATTACTGCTGTCACTATTATGATTGGCATGCTCAATAGCCGTGGAGTATTAAACAAGCCACCGTTAGAGGTATTACGAAACGAGCATGCCTAG
- a CDS encoding peptidylprolyl isomerase: MAIINSIRRRSGLAVLVIALAIAAFILTDLFGKMLQGGGPESMTVGHIQGERVSYQGFNNRVSFVEAQYQRQGYPINDQTRNSIREQVWGDFIFEKAYQPQFEELGITVTPQEIKEILQGDSLMRDSQSQVIQQLTRTFKDSTGKYSPQMAGSYWTNIPAPQRNQLREGIRKDRLQKKYTSLLQFSTYITKAEAKRDYTNKNTKGDFKFLYVPYSSVADSTVKVTDAELEAYMRDHADEYKSQETRSLEYYALSIDPSPEDSTKFANLIRQTAKDFAKAENDSAFAVINSDDPPNMNFQDPTKLPKEIWETVPTLTKGAVVGPLNNKNTYTIYKISDTKADTANYYANVSNLLIKADSTMKQSEQDSARRKAEGILKKLLDNPGDFENQANTYNTDGTKGKGGALGWSNLKTFVKPFSEAIKGTDKIGVIPKVVKSAYGYHIIKVVHPSTNKLYKVATIKKTLLPGKSTIDEAFKTTDKLVNNSKTLEELRANAAKNPKLIKNTAPKLQPSATNLGSYQGAREIIRWAFKDETKVGEIFKPVELSDQNVYIIAALTGATEKDELSVEANREALTNKVRQEKKKAQILEKLKAAKGANLESIAKSYGSLAQVKTMNNASYDNSSIQGAGFNPLAVGYAFGTTKGAVSKPVGDQTGVFMFEVTKVTPAGEIKDYSKQQKELLTRAQSLARFYIDQAVRELSDIEDQRYKFY; the protein is encoded by the coding sequence ATGGCTATCATTAATTCAATTAGAAGGCGATCTGGGTTGGCTGTGCTAGTGATTGCACTGGCGATTGCAGCTTTTATTCTTACAGATTTATTTGGTAAAATGTTGCAGGGCGGTGGTCCTGAAAGTATGACTGTGGGGCACATTCAGGGTGAACGTGTTTCATACCAGGGCTTTAACAACCGTGTAAGTTTTGTAGAAGCTCAGTACCAGAGACAGGGATACCCTATTAATGATCAAACACGAAATAGTATTCGTGAGCAGGTGTGGGGCGATTTTATATTTGAAAAAGCTTACCAACCACAATTTGAAGAACTAGGCATAACTGTAACTCCACAAGAGATTAAAGAAATATTGCAGGGTGACTCATTAATGCGTGACTCTCAGTCTCAAGTAATTCAACAACTTACTCGTACTTTTAAAGACTCTACGGGTAAATACAGCCCTCAAATGGCTGGAAGTTACTGGACTAACATACCTGCTCCTCAGAGAAATCAACTGAGAGAAGGAATTCGTAAAGATCGCCTGCAAAAAAAATACACTAGTTTACTACAGTTCTCTACCTATATTACCAAGGCAGAAGCCAAACGTGACTACACTAACAAAAACACTAAAGGAGACTTTAAGTTTTTGTATGTACCCTATAGTAGTGTAGCTGACTCAACTGTAAAAGTAACTGACGCTGAACTGGAAGCTTATATGAGAGATCACGCTGACGAATACAAGTCACAAGAAACACGTTCTCTTGAGTATTATGCACTTTCAATAGACCCTTCACCAGAAGACAGCACCAAGTTTGCCAACTTGATTCGTCAGACAGCTAAAGACTTCGCAAAGGCTGAAAACGATTCTGCTTTTGCTGTCATCAATTCTGATGACCCTCCTAACATGAATTTCCAAGACCCAACTAAACTCCCTAAAGAAATATGGGAAACTGTACCTACGCTTACCAAGGGCGCAGTAGTAGGTCCATTGAATAATAAAAACACTTACACTATCTACAAAATCAGCGATACTAAGGCTGACACAGCAAACTATTACGCCAATGTTTCTAACCTTTTGATTAAGGCTGACTCTACAATGAAACAAAGTGAGCAGGATAGCGCACGTAGAAAAGCGGAAGGTATTCTTAAAAAATTACTGGATAATCCTGGTGATTTTGAAAATCAAGCAAATACCTACAATACAGATGGTACTAAAGGCAAAGGAGGCGCTTTGGGTTGGTCAAACTTAAAGACTTTCGTAAAGCCATTTAGTGAGGCTATCAAAGGCACTGACAAAATAGGTGTTATTCCAAAAGTAGTAAAATCAGCGTACGGGTATCACATCATTAAAGTGGTACACCCTAGTACTAATAAGCTGTACAAAGTAGCCACTATCAAGAAAACGTTATTACCAGGCAAAAGCACGATTGATGAGGCTTTCAAAACTACTGATAAGCTGGTAAATAACAGTAAAACATTGGAGGAGTTGAGAGCCAATGCAGCGAAAAATCCTAAATTGATCAAAAATACCGCACCTAAGCTACAACCTTCAGCTACTAACCTGGGAAGCTATCAAGGGGCTCGTGAAATTATCAGATGGGCGTTCAAAGATGAGACAAAAGTAGGGGAGATATTCAAACCTGTTGAATTGTCTGATCAAAATGTATACATCATAGCTGCTTTGACTGGGGCTACAGAAAAAGATGAGTTGAGTGTTGAAGCAAATCGTGAGGCTTTGACCAACAAGGTTCGCCAAGAAAAGAAAAAGGCACAAATTTTAGAAAAACTAAAAGCAGCCAAAGGTGCTAACCTCGAATCTATTGCTAAATCGTACGGCTCGTTGGCTCAGGTAAAAACAATGAACAACGCAAGTTATGACAATAGCTCTATCCAGGGAGCGGGTTTTAACCCTCTGGCAGTTGGATATGCCTTTGGTACTACTAAAGGGGCGGTGTCTAAGCCGGTTGGTGACCAAACTGGCGTATTTATGTTTGAAGTAACCAAGGTTACCCCTGCTGGTGAAATCAAAGATTACTCTAAACAACAAAAAGAATTACTTACTCGTGCGCAAAGCCTTGCTCGTTTTTATATAGACCAGGCAGTGAGAGAGTTATCAGATATTGAAGATCAACGTTATAAGTTTTATTAA
- a CDS encoding type III pantothenate kinase, which produces MHPLNLCIDLGNTTGKAAFFRQQKMLEYHEQLSEKSILHLVQKEQPHHIIISSVRSNLDGLLDQLKQYSEVMVLDSILPVPMINHYETPHTLGTDRIAGVVGARVLYPQDSCLVIDAGTCITYDFIDQQDNYFGGSISLGLQMRFKALHHYTDRLPLIEASTTRPALVGTNTPKAILSGVINGLVAEIEGVIAGYSENFGNFAPILCGGDAAFFESKIKESIFVASNLILIGLNRILIYNVENKLKS; this is translated from the coding sequence ATGCATCCACTGAACTTGTGTATTGATCTAGGCAATACAACGGGAAAAGCCGCCTTTTTTAGGCAACAAAAAATGCTTGAGTACCATGAACAATTGTCTGAAAAATCAATTTTACACCTGGTACAAAAAGAGCAACCCCATCATATTATTATCTCTTCGGTAAGAAGTAATCTTGACGGTTTGCTTGATCAACTCAAGCAATACAGTGAGGTGATGGTGCTGGATAGTATTTTGCCAGTACCAATGATAAACCATTATGAAACCCCTCACACTTTAGGTACTGACCGCATAGCAGGTGTTGTGGGTGCCAGGGTGCTCTACCCGCAGGACAGTTGTTTGGTAATAGATGCAGGCACTTGTATTACTTATGATTTCATAGATCAACAAGACAATTATTTTGGTGGAAGTATTTCATTAGGTTTACAAATGCGTTTTAAAGCCCTTCACCATTATACCGATCGTTTACCACTGATAGAGGCGTCAACAACACGACCAGCACTGGTAGGTACCAACACTCCAAAAGCGATACTTAGTGGGGTAATAAATGGGTTGGTTGCCGAAATAGAAGGGGTAATAGCAGGTTATAGTGAAAATTTTGGTAATTTTGCGCCGATTTTATGTGGGGGAGATGCTGCTTTTTTTGAATCAAAAATAAAAGAGTCCATATTTGTAGCCTCCAATTTGATACTCATCGGGTTGAACAGAATATTAATCTACAATGTTGAAAACAAACTCAAGTCGTAA
- the trxA gene encoding thioredoxin, with protein MANTLAITDANFDEVINSDKPVLVDFWAEWCGPCKMLSPIVEELAGEYDGKAIIASVDVDSNPNVSAKFGIRSIPTLLFFKNGEIVDKQVGYVPKAALAQKLDGVL; from the coding sequence ATGGCAAATACACTTGCAATCACCGACGCAAACTTCGATGAAGTTATAAACTCTGATAAACCAGTATTAGTTGATTTCTGGGCTGAGTGGTGTGGCCCTTGTAAAATGTTAAGTCCTATTGTAGAAGAATTGGCTGGCGAATACGACGGTAAAGCCATCATTGCATCTGTAGATGTGGACAGCAACCCTAATGTTTCGGCTAAATTTGGTATCCGCAGTATTCCCACTTTATTGTTTTTCAAAAACGGCGAAATTGTAGACAAGCAGGTAGGTTATGTACCTAAAGCTGCTCTGGCACAAAAACTTGATGGCGTATTGTAA
- the lptC gene encoding LPS export ABC transporter periplasmic protein LptC, with protein MRYSFVFVILCSILGLIACETKDTTRKASQYKGPLIEITNVNAFYSDSGKVKVNLRTPLQQEYKNEDRVFPKGLTVNFYDAQLQNNGRLVADSAFYSKKEKLWTAVGNVVVTNLLENKSLLSDTLHWNTTKKIFYTSAPIKITSPKDKLAGKGIEAQQDLKRYQIGQPKGIITVKQ; from the coding sequence ATGCGATATTCTTTTGTATTCGTCATATTATGCTCTATACTTGGACTAATTGCCTGCGAAACCAAAGACACTACTAGAAAAGCTTCTCAGTACAAAGGACCTTTGATAGAAATTACCAATGTCAATGCTTTTTACAGCGATTCGGGTAAAGTAAAGGTTAACCTTAGAACTCCTTTGCAACAAGAATACAAGAATGAAGATCGAGTATTCCCAAAAGGTTTGACAGTAAATTTTTATGATGCCCAATTGCAAAATAATGGCAGGTTGGTGGCAGACTCTGCTTTTTACTCCAAAAAAGAAAAACTCTGGACAGCTGTAGGCAATGTTGTGGTTACAAATTTGTTGGAAAACAAGTCATTGTTGTCTGATACCTTGCATTGGAATACCACCAAAAAAATATTTTATACCTCTGCTCCTATCAAAATAACCAGCCCTAAAGACAAATTGGCTGGCAAAGGCATAGAGGCACAGCAAGACTTGAAGCGCTACCAGATAGGACAACCCAAAGGAATTATTACAGTAAAACAATAG
- a CDS encoding hemolysin family protein codes for MELYQTIGVLISLVLSALFSGTEIAFVSADKLHIELQSQKGKLPERLLARFIDKSSYFIAALLVGNTVTLVVYGIYMAEILDPLLLAYLPPSINNEFNILFIQTILSTIIVLITAEFLPKSIFLINPTRLLTFLSIPMSLLYYLLFPFVYLMVNFSKFVIINVFRLDYSEDRAVYNLVDLDKYVSNIAPNTNEASESPEIDPKIFSAALEFRDIKVRECMVPRTEIVAVEENNTLIKLRKAFEDSGHSKILVYQENIDAIIGYCHSLDLFKKPENIASIITPIISVPESMPAQELLAQFIAEHKSIALIFDEFGGTSGIVTIEDVIEEIFGEIQDEHDKEVWVEKKIDENNFILSARHEIDYLNDRYDWDLPEDEYDTLGGLILHLNEDIPKPNQVLHYPPFVFTILSIQDRARIDTVKVSLQKNKSKSKKRKSPLKVSRNS; via the coding sequence ATGGAATTATACCAAACGATTGGTGTTCTTATTTCGCTGGTGCTATCAGCCCTTTTCTCAGGTACCGAAATAGCTTTTGTGTCTGCCGATAAATTGCATATTGAGCTACAAAGCCAAAAAGGCAAACTTCCTGAACGATTACTGGCGCGTTTTATTGACAAATCTTCTTACTTTATAGCTGCTTTATTAGTGGGTAATACTGTCACACTGGTAGTATATGGCATTTACATGGCCGAAATTTTAGATCCACTGTTGCTTGCCTACTTGCCCCCAAGCATTAATAATGAGTTCAATATATTATTTATCCAAACTATCTTATCTACTATTATTGTACTCATTACGGCTGAATTTCTTCCTAAGTCTATCTTTTTGATTAACCCTACCCGCCTGTTGACATTCCTCTCAATCCCTATGTCACTGCTTTATTATCTGTTGTTTCCGTTTGTATACCTAATGGTTAATTTTTCAAAGTTTGTCATTATCAACGTTTTCAGGCTTGATTACTCTGAAGACCGGGCAGTATACAACCTGGTAGACCTTGACAAGTATGTAAGCAATATAGCCCCTAACACCAACGAGGCAAGCGAAAGCCCTGAAATAGACCCCAAAATATTTTCGGCAGCCCTTGAGTTCCGAGATATAAAAGTAAGGGAGTGTATGGTACCCCGTACCGAGATTGTAGCAGTAGAAGAGAACAATACTTTGATTAAGTTGCGTAAAGCATTTGAGGACTCAGGGCACTCTAAAATTTTGGTGTACCAAGAAAATATTGATGCAATCATAGGATACTGCCACTCACTTGACTTGTTTAAAAAACCAGAAAACATTGCCTCTATCATCACTCCTATTATTAGTGTACCCGAAAGTATGCCTGCCCAGGAGTTGCTGGCACAGTTTATAGCAGAACACAAAAGCATCGCACTTATTTTTGATGAATTTGGTGGAACTTCAGGTATTGTGACTATAGAAGATGTAATAGAAGAGATTTTTGGTGAGATACAAGATGAACACGATAAAGAAGTATGGGTAGAGAAAAAAATTGATGAGAATAACTTTATTTTGAGTGCCCGCCACGAAATAGACTACTTAAACGATAGATATGATTGGGATTTGCCTGAAGATGAATATGACACATTGGGCGGACTAATACTACATCTTAACGAAGATATACCAAAACCTAACCAGGTTTTACACTACCCTCCTTTTGTTTTCACCATCTTAAGTATACAAGATCGTGCACGTATAGACACAGTAAAGGTGTCGTTGCAAAAAAATAAAAGTAAGTCTAAAAAACGAAAAAGCCCCCTAAAAGTTTCCCGAAATTCCTAA
- a CDS encoding peptidylprolyl isomerase: MKKKYFFIQVVLLILLSFGSLKLQAQSRKSSKDYLVQITTSFGNMYLVLYDDTPKHKNNFIKLVKKKFYKDLLFHRIIKGFMIQGGDPDSRNAPKGKMLGMGGSDMAKIEAEFRSEHIHKKGALAAARDGNPKKASNACQFYIVHGRPVTGKELNAIELRKGIKYTPKQREAYTTLGGFPPLDQNYTVFGEVVKGFEVIDKIAQQEKDRANRPYKDIKMDIKVRKMRKKKITRKFGYKYNQ; this comes from the coding sequence ATGAAAAAAAAGTACTTTTTTATCCAAGTTGTCTTGCTGATACTTTTGAGTTTTGGTAGTTTGAAGCTCCAGGCGCAAAGCCGTAAATCGTCTAAAGATTACTTGGTACAGATTACCACTTCGTTTGGCAATATGTATCTGGTACTGTATGATGATACCCCAAAACATAAGAATAATTTTATAAAGCTTGTCAAGAAAAAGTTTTATAAAGATTTATTATTTCATCGTATTATCAAAGGGTTTATGATTCAAGGTGGAGACCCTGATTCGCGCAATGCTCCCAAGGGTAAAATGTTAGGAATGGGGGGCTCAGACATGGCAAAGATTGAGGCGGAGTTCAGGTCTGAGCATATACACAAAAAAGGTGCGTTGGCAGCAGCACGTGATGGTAATCCTAAAAAGGCTTCTAATGCTTGTCAGTTTTATATAGTACATGGCAGACCTGTAACAGGTAAAGAGTTGAACGCCATTGAACTTCGTAAAGGTATAAAATATACCCCGAAGCAACGAGAAGCCTATACCACCTTAGGTGGTTTTCCTCCGCTAGATCAAAATTATACTGTATTTGGTGAAGTAGTGAAAGGTTTTGAGGTAATAGATAAAATAGCCCAACAAGAAAAAGATCGGGCAAACCGTCCTTATAAGGATATAAAAATGGATATTAAGGTGCGAAAAATGCGCAAGAAGAAAATTACCCGAAAGTTTGGGTATAAATACAATCAATAA
- a CDS encoding cysteine desulfurase has translation MNTNTETNAVFDINKIREDFPLLTQIVNGKPLVYLDNAATTQKPKVVLDALNNYYLTTNANIHRGAHYLASKGTQEYEATRETVRQFLNAASTEEVVFVRGVTEAINLVASTFGRQQLQAGDEVIISTMEHHSNIVPWQLLCEEKGAHLKIIPITDEGELIIDEYEKLLNEKTKIVSIVHASNSLGTVNPVKEMIAMAHKVGAKVLVDGAQASVHLNIDVQDLNADFYAFSGHKVYAPTGIGALYGKKELLEAMPPYHGGGEMIKDVTFEKTTFNDLPHKFEAGTPNIADGIAFKQALDYIATIGKAKIAQYEEDLLQYASAQLQEIEGLKIIGTAANKVSVISFIVEGVHHNDIGILLDTEGIAIRTGHHCTQPLMNRFNILGTSRVSFAMYNTKHEVDTLIKGLHKALKMLR, from the coding sequence ATGAACACAAATACAGAAACCAATGCTGTCTTTGATATAAATAAAATCAGAGAAGATTTTCCCTTACTTACTCAAATAGTTAATGGAAAACCTTTGGTATACCTCGATAATGCGGCTACCACGCAAAAACCCAAGGTAGTGTTAGATGCATTGAATAATTACTACCTCACTACCAATGCCAACATTCACCGGGGGGCTCATTACCTTGCCTCTAAGGGTACACAAGAGTATGAGGCTACCCGCGAAACTGTCCGCCAGTTTCTAAACGCAGCTTCTACAGAAGAAGTGGTATTTGTAAGAGGTGTAACTGAAGCAATTAACTTGGTGGCGTCTACTTTTGGCAGGCAACAACTTCAGGCAGGCGATGAGGTGATTATTTCTACGATGGAGCATCACTCCAATATTGTTCCCTGGCAGCTATTATGCGAAGAAAAAGGGGCTCACTTGAAAATAATTCCTATTACAGATGAGGGCGAGCTTATAATTGATGAGTACGAGAAACTGCTCAATGAAAAAACCAAAATTGTATCTATTGTGCATGCTTCTAACTCGTTGGGAACCGTAAACCCTGTGAAGGAAATGATTGCCATGGCGCATAAAGTGGGTGCCAAAGTATTGGTAGATGGTGCTCAGGCATCGGTACATTTAAACATTGACGTACAAGATTTGAATGCAGACTTTTATGCATTTTCTGGGCATAAAGTATACGCTCCTACTGGAATAGGTGCCTTATATGGCAAAAAAGAGTTGCTTGAAGCAATGCCTCCTTATCACGGTGGTGGTGAAATGATCAAAGATGTTACCTTTGAAAAAACCACTTTCAATGATTTGCCTCATAAGTTTGAAGCAGGCACTCCTAACATTGCTGATGGCATTGCCTTTAAACAGGCACTTGACTACATAGCTACGATTGGCAAAGCAAAAATAGCCCAATACGAAGAGGACTTACTACAATATGCCTCTGCACAATTGCAGGAAATAGAAGGGTTAAAAATCATAGGTACTGCCGCTAACAAAGTGAGTGTAATATCATTTATAGTAGAGGGGGTACACCACAATGATATTGGTATTTTGCTCGATACCGAGGGCATTGCCATACGTACTGGACACCACTGTACACAACCTTTGATGAACCGTTTCAATATTTTGGGCACTTCACGGGTATCCTTTGCGATGTATAATACCAAACATGAAGTAGATACCTTAATTAAAGGATTGCACAAAGCACTAAAAATGCTTCGCTAA
- a CDS encoding Glu/Leu/Phe/Val dehydrogenase dimerization domain-containing protein, with amino-acid sequence MKDLLAKFENKRPEIVFEWQDSETEAEGWVVINSLRNGAAGGGTRMRKGLNKREVESLAKTMEVKFTVSGPPIGGAKSGINFDPNDPRKHGVLERWYKAVIPLLKNYYGTGGDLNVDEINEVIPITEEYGLWHPQEGVVNGHYHANEPQKIKKIGQLRQGVSKVIENQNYIPSNAAHKYVVADMITGYGVAEAVKHYYNIWGGDFVGKRAIIQGWGNVGAAAAVYLANMGVKIVGIIDRVGGLLNPDGFSFEEIKTLFVNKNGNKLVADKLVPFDEANQKVWSMGAEIFIPAAASRLVTKAQVEQMIAANLEVVSAGANVPFADEEIFFGPISDFADTQVAIIPDFIANCGMARVFGYLMSGEVELSDEGIFSDTSEIIKEALAKVQAAHPSTKNIAKAAFKIALEQLV; translated from the coding sequence ATGAAGGATCTTTTAGCAAAATTTGAAAATAAACGCCCGGAAATTGTATTTGAGTGGCAGGATTCAGAAACAGAAGCTGAAGGTTGGGTGGTTATCAATTCATTGCGTAATGGCGCTGCTGGTGGAGGTACCCGCATGCGAAAGGGGTTGAATAAGCGAGAGGTTGAGTCGCTTGCTAAAACAATGGAAGTAAAGTTTACGGTTTCTGGTCCCCCCATAGGAGGAGCAAAATCAGGAATTAACTTTGATCCTAACGATCCGCGAAAGCATGGTGTATTGGAACGCTGGTATAAAGCAGTAATTCCATTGCTAAAAAATTATTATGGTACTGGTGGCGATTTGAATGTGGATGAAATAAATGAGGTAATTCCCATTACTGAAGAATATGGCTTATGGCACCCACAAGAAGGCGTAGTAAATGGGCACTACCATGCCAATGAGCCCCAAAAAATTAAAAAAATTGGTCAATTACGTCAGGGTGTTTCTAAAGTCATAGAAAACCAAAATTATATTCCTTCCAATGCTGCCCACAAATATGTAGTGGCTGATATGATTACAGGTTATGGAGTAGCAGAAGCTGTAAAACACTATTATAATATTTGGGGTGGCGATTTTGTTGGTAAACGTGCCATTATCCAAGGCTGGGGTAATGTAGGTGCTGCTGCTGCCGTATACCTTGCCAATATGGGAGTAAAAATAGTAGGCATTATTGATCGTGTGGGTGGTTTGTTAAACCCAGATGGCTTTAGTTTTGAAGAGATAAAAACACTGTTTGTAAACAAGAATGGCAATAAACTGGTGGCGGATAAACTGGTTCCTTTTGACGAGGCTAACCAAAAAGTATGGAGCATGGGTGCCGAAATCTTTATTCCAGCGGCAGCTTCTCGTTTGGTAACCAAAGCGCAGGTAGAGCAAATGATTGCTGCCAATTTGGAAGTGGTTTCGGCAGGTGCCAATGTGCCTTTTGCCGACGAAGAAATCTTCTTTGGACCTATCAGCGATTTTGCCGATACTCAGGTGGCTATTATTCCTGATTTTATTGCCAACTGTGGTATGGCCAGGGTATTTGGTTACTTGATGTCAGGCGAGGTAGAACTCAGTGATGAGGGAATTTTTTCCGATACATCTGAGATCATCAAAGAGGCTTTGGCAAAAGTACAGGCGGCTCACCCCAGTACTAAAAACATTGCAAAAGCAGCTTTCAAAATAGCCCTAGAGCAATTGGTATAA